The sequence below is a genomic window from Acidobacteriota bacterium.
GGGAGACTCTCGGAACTGAATCGGGATCGACTCGGGAGGGATCGGGAAGTACACGATCAGCGGCCGTTCTTGGCTTGGAGTCCCTTTTTGGATAGGGCCGAACGCACCCCACGCTTTCCGAGAACCGCGAGATCCTCGGTCAACGATTGTTCAGGGTTTTCAAGCTCCAAGATCCTCCGGAAGGAGAGTACTCCCGAGATGAATCCCGCCACCACCAAAGCCTCCCGACGGAGCGGCCCGCCCGTGGGGCTTGTCCCGCCGGAGAGGAACCGGGCCAGGTCAGCCACGTAGCCCTCAAAGGCCTCCCTCAGCGCCGGACCGTGGTGACGGGACATCTTCATCCAGCCTCGCGCCTGGTGGAAAAGGAGCAGATACTCCGGACGGTTCGAAAAGAAAGCCTCG
It includes:
- a CDS encoding TetR/AcrR family transcriptional regulator, yielding ERGIYEPSIEEITARADLGKGTFYQYFPSREALIAELVRQGFCRLAEETGIRLKGLPAGADPLPVILDAHEAFFSNRPEYLLLFHQARGWMKMSRHHGPALREAFEGYVADLARFLSGGTSPTGGPLRREALVVAGFISGVLSFRRILELENPEQSLTEDLAVLGKRGVRSALSKKGLQAKNGR